In Phacochoerus africanus isolate WHEZ1 chromosome 16, ROS_Pafr_v1, whole genome shotgun sequence, one genomic interval encodes:
- the LOC125117761 gene encoding LOW QUALITY PROTEIN: olfactory receptor-like protein OLF3 (The sequence of the model RefSeq protein was modified relative to this genomic sequence to represent the inferred CDS: deleted 1 base in 1 codon), producing the protein MGTENQTWGKEFILLGLSSDWDTQVSLFVLFLVMYLVTVLGNLLIVLLIRLDSRLHTPMYFFLTNLSLVDVSYATNIVPQMLVHLLAKHKGIPFVSCAAQLFFSLGLGGTEFALLAVMAYDRYVAVCNPLRNAVITHGGFCTRLAVTCWLSGSGNSLVQTAITFQLPMCTNKCIDHIACELLAVVRLACADTSSNEAAIAVSSVVLLVTPFCLVLVSYIQIASTILQARAAEGRKKASHTCASHLAVAALGCGMAIFTYIQPHSSPSVLQEKLISVFYAILMPVLNPMIYSLRNKEVKGAWQKLLGHLSGLTSKLATR; encoded by the exons ATGGGAACAGAAAACCAGACGTGGGGGAAAGAGTTTATTCTCCTTGGCCTGTCCAGTGACTGGGACACTCAGGTCTCTCTCTTTGTCCTGTTCTTGGTCATGTACCTGGTGACAGTGCTGGGGAACTTGCTCATTGTTCTTCTGATCAGACTGGACAGCCGACTCCATACtcccatgtatttctttctcacCAACCTCTCCCTTGTGGACGTCTCTTATGCCACAAACATCGTGCCTCAGATGCTCGTGCACCTGCTTGCCAAACACAAAGGAATCCCGTTCGTGAGCTGTGCAGCCCAGTTGTTTTTCTCCCTGGGCCTGGGTGGGACCGAGTTTGCTCTCCTGGcggtgatggcctatgaccgctacgtggccgTGTGTAACCCCCTGAGA AACGCGGTCATCACGCACGGAGGGTTCTGTACCAGGTTGGCCGTCACGTGCTGGCTCAGCGGCTCTGGCAACTCCCTCGTGCAGACTGCCATCACCTTTCAGTTGCCCATGTGCACAAACAAATGTATTGATCAcatagcctgtgaacttctagCTGTGGTCAGGCTGGCCTGCGCAGACACGTCCTCCAACGAGGCGGCCATCGCGGTTTCGAGCGTTGTCCTGCTGGTGACACCTTTCTGCTTGGTTCTCGTGTCCTACATCCAGATCGCCTCCACCATCCTGCAGGCCCGGGCCgcagaggggagaaagaaagCCTCCCACACCTGTGCCTCTCACCTCGCGGTGGCTGCCCTGGGCTGCGGCATGGCCATTTTCACTTATATCCAGCCACACTCCAGCCCCTCTGTCCTTCAGGAGAAACTGATCTCTGTCTTCTATGCCATCTTGATGCCTGTGCTGAACCCCATGATTTACAGTCTAAGGAACAAGGAGGTGAAGGGTGCCTGGCAGAAACTACTAGGGCACTTATCTGGATTAACTTCAAAGTTGGCAACTCGATGA